The following coding sequences are from one Salvia hispanica cultivar TCC Black 2014 chromosome 3, UniMelb_Shisp_WGS_1.0, whole genome shotgun sequence window:
- the LOC125214937 gene encoding uncharacterized protein LOC125214937 — protein MERNITHSTNKDSLLLRSESKSDATTSSDFVLQWGNRKRLRCMKFQTKDHSGSGPVQRPTTRIDRRVVRSDLSKREDPNSNQLLTGKSNGGGNGYLNLRQRAASPAHRILRNSETSLGMRGHTNVVRGLTSPERGGTTGNNNSTHLHSCTKNNKSSHHHDNHYQHGGGGGGSGSSGTGHDEKKGASSDTTIVAVWPPKFVIALTNKEKEEDFMAIKGSKLPQRPKKRAKLIQRTLNLVSPGTWLCDLTLERYEVREKKVSKKRPRGLKAMGSVESDSE, from the exons ATGGAGAGGAACATTACCCACTCCACCAATAAAGACAGCTTATTGCTGAGATCCGAATCCAAGTCAGACGCTACGACGTCGTCCGACTTCGTATTGCAGTGGGGCAACAGAAAAAGGCTACGCTGTATGAAGTTCCAGACCAAGGACCACAGCGGTTCGGGCCCCGTTCAGCGGCCCACGACCCGGATCGATCGGCGGGTCGTCAGGTCGGATCTCAGCAAGAGAGAAGATCCGAATTCGAATCAGCTGCTCACTGGTAAGAGCAACGGCGGCGGCAACGGTTATTTGAACCTCCGCCAGCGGGCGGCCTCTCCGGCTCATCGAATTTTGAG GAATTCAGAGACTTCGCTTGGTATGAGAGGACATACCAACGTAGTAAGGGGATTGACATCCCCAGAGAGGGGTGGTACCACCGGCAATAATAATAGTACCCACCTCCACAGTTGTACCAAGAACAATAAATCTAGTCATCACCACGACAACCACTACCAACATGGCGGCGGAGGTGGTGGCTCCGGGTCATCCGGGACAGGCCACGATGAGAAAAAGGGCGCCTCATCCGACACCACCATCGTGGCGGTGTGGCCTCCCAAGTTCGTGATCGCCTTGACGAACAAGGAGAAGGAAGAGGATTTCATGGCGATTAAAGGCTCAAAGCTTCCTCAGCGACCCAAGAAACGAGCCAAGCTTATCCAGCGCACACTCAAC TTGGTTAGTCCAGGTACATGGTTATGTGATCTGACTTTGGAAAGGTATGAggtgagagagaagaaggtTTCCAAGAAG AGGCCTAGAGGGTTGAAGGCGATGGGAAGCGTGGAATCGGATTCAGAGTAG
- the LOC125214798 gene encoding glycosyltransferase BC10-like yields MEEGKDPTAGGRVGQPRVLPQRVLQLLVLFLVLCLTFSIVSIYMIRYFGINSSVVTSMKPILVPCNHEPAVGLDRWIEPPSNLIHRMSDEELFWRATLVPRVSKYPFERVPKVAFMFLTKGPLPLAPLWERFFKGHEGKYSIYIHSLPSYEADFPSGSVFYKRQIPSQVSEWGRMSMCDAERRLLANALLDFSNERFVLLSESCIPLFNFTTIYNYMMGSKYSFMGAFDDPGPYGRGRYNENMLPEVNISDWRKGSQWFEVNRKLAVYVVQDTKFYPKFLDFCRPACYVDEHYFPTMLTIEAGGLLANRSLTWVDWSRGGAHPATFGAADVTDEFFMRRIYEGHRCLYNGQNSSVCFLFARKFSPSALQALFLLAPKFLGF; encoded by the exons ATGGAAGAAGGCAAAGATCCCACTGCAGGGGGCAGGGTGGGTCAGCCTAGGGTTTTGCCACAGAGGGTGCTTCAGCTGCTTGTACTCTTTCTGGTTCTGTGCTTAACTTTCTCTATCGTTAGCATCTACATGATTAGATACTTTGGAATCAATAGTAGTGTAGTGACATCCATGAAGCCTATATTAGTGCCCTGCAATCACGAGCCGGCGGTGGGTTTGGATCGATGGATCGAGCCCCCCTCTAATTTGATACACAGGATGAGTGATGAGGAGTTGTTTTGGAGGGCCACATTAGTGCCCCGTGTGAGCAAGTATCCGTTTGAGAGGGTTCCGAAAGTCGCGTTTATGTTCTTGACTAAGGGGCCGTTGCCGTTGGCGCCTCTCTGGGAGAGGTTTTTTAAGGGGCATGAAGGGAAGTATTCGATTTACATTCATTCGCTGCCTAGTTATGAGGCTGATTTCCCATCAGGATCTGTGTTTTACAAGAGACAGATACCGAGCCAG GTTTCCGAATGGGGAAGGATGAGCATGTGCGACGCGGAGAGGAGGCTCTTGGCGAACGCCCTCCTCGACTTCTCCAACGAGCGCTTCGTCCTCCTCTCCGAGTCCTGCATCCCGCTCTTCAACTTCACCACAATCTACAACTACATGATGGGCTCCAAGTACAGCTTCATGGGCGCGTTCGACGACCCGGGCCCGTACGGGCGCGGCCGCTACAACGAGAACATGCTCCCGGAGGTCAACATATCCGACTGGCGCAAGGGGTCCCAGTGGTTCGAGGTGAACAGGAAGCTCGCAGTCTACGTCGTCCAAGACACAAAATTCTACCCGAAATTCCTCGACTTCTGCCGGCCGGCGTGCTACGTGGACGAGCACTACTTCCCGACCATGCTGACCATAGAGGCGGGCGGGCTCCTGGCCAACCGCAGCCTGACGTGGGTCGACTGGTCTCGAGGCGGGGCCCACCCGGCCACGTTCGGGGCGGCCGACGTGACGGATGAGTTCTTCATGAGGAGGATATATGAGGGGCATAGGTGCTTGTATAATGGGCAGAATTCATCTGTTTGTTTTCTGTTTGCAAGAAAGTTCTCTCCAAGTGCTTTGCAAGCTTTGTTTCTATTAGCTCCTAAGTTCTTAGGTTTTTAg
- the LOC125214799 gene encoding CXXC motif containing zinc binding protein has translation MVNHLLMISADLENLADLQPQGGCDDPNFTYLFKLRCGNCGEVTQKETCLSLNETTPSAKGKTDVHLSQKCKFCSRDGTISMITGRGRPFTQTDAETGAYAPLMLFDCRGYEPVDFVFADGWKAESLEGTKFTDIDLSGGDYADYDEKGECPVMISNVRAKFDVVK, from the exons ATGGTGAATCACTTGTTGATGATCAGTGCCGATCTCGAGAATCTCGCCGATCTTCAGCCTCAAGGCGGCTGTGACGACCCTAACTTCACATACCTCTTCAAG CTGAGATGCGGCAATTGTGGAGAGGTGACTCAGAAAGAGACATGCCTCAGCTTGAACGAGACAACTCCTTCCGCGAAAGGCAAGACTGATGTTCATCTTTCTCAAAAG TGCAAGTTTTGCTCGAGGGATGGAACTATAAGTATGATTACTGGCCGAGGCCGACCTTTTACTCAGACAGACGCTGAGACTGGGGCTTATGCTCCTCTAATGTTGTTTGACTGCCGGGGTTATGAGCCTGTGGATTTTGTATTTGCGGATGGGTGGAAAGCTGAATCC CTTGAGGGAACTAAATTTACTGACATTGATCTGTCGGGAGGAGACTATGCTGATTATGACGAGAAGGGAGAATGTCCTGTCATGATCTCAAACGTCCGTGCTAAGTTTGACGTGGTCAAGTAG
- the LOC125214797 gene encoding protein HEADING DATE 3B-like isoform X1, with protein MKRGNDGEKVMGPMFPRLHVNDTEKGGPRAPPRNKMALYEQLSIPSQRFRHNVLTRNPSDNTASLVSPPSQGGRNERGMFFARQLQPVHPSQMQYSQHSELSTPLVQVEQRKKIDEDDYVVPVFIQPVPAAYDKYSNDICPEKFSPSNPPYLHTALKFQKTKGTGMFEHSAGQEEGSKKGDNSNESVAGQKQTVSSISHEPGTRLRIDDSGQQELCAESQLYSASQNTDAMGANAAEAAKTNSSDFEEASLLGDDNIICDLSDDTGSHEDESCRPPQTGSLERGDSLSESSILDTESALDITPEDAVGKLGQKHFWKARRAIMKIFLTNIYPIFSQQRVFAVQLFELHRLIKVQKMIAALPNLLVEDSVIFDKPIKPILGKKRPLDSTMNAVSNASDEKGNSDNPSHKNERSAENTLERPNSSCGPSANIPPSPPAITTNDHSNARTPAFNHPEGHQWLIPVMSPSEGLVYKPYPAPGFPGQGCGGPGPPMPNPATTNFLAPIFGVPTPMSQYPFPPFPAYAPHGYFPYGMPMMSAPTFPVSSMEQVNPHSVPGHFSSRESASTMPTQTQGGPVPNGLDRRAAEGLEVQGSSSSSPSERRPSSNKVNSSVGGTNILPVLPKSSLAKPTPRVRAPRVIKVVPRNGISASESAARIFRSIQEERMQYDSV; from the exons ATGAAGAGAGGGAATGATGGGGAGAAGGTTATGGGGCCTATGTTTCCTAGGCTTCATGTAAATGATACTGAGAAGGGAGGGCCACGAGCACCACCGAGGAATAAGATGGCCTTGTATGAGCAACTTAGCATCCCTTCACAGAGATTCCGCCATAACGTGCTGACCCGTAACCCAAGTGATAACACAGCCAGTTTGGTGTCTCCGCCGAGCCAG GGTGGTCGAAATGAGAGGGGTATGTTTTTTGCTCGGCAGCTACAACCTGTACACCCATCTCAGATGCAATACAGCCAGCATTCTGAATTAAGCACTCCATTGGTACAAGTGGagcaaagaaagaaaattgacGAAGATGACTATGTGGTCCCTGTTTTCATCCAGCCCGTACCTGCAGCATATGATAAGTATAGCAATGACATATGCCCGGAGAAGTTTTCACCCTCCAATCCTCCTTATTTGCATACTGCTTTGAAGTTCCAAAAGACCAAAGGAACAGGCATGTTTGAGCATAGTGCTGGACAAGAAGAGGGAAGCAAGAAGGGAGACAATTCAAATGAGTCTGTGGCTGGCCAGAAGCAAACTGTCTCGTCTATTAGTCATGAACCAGGAACTAGATTAAGGATTGATGATAGTGGACAGCAAGAGCTTTGTGCTGAGTCACAACTTTACAGTGCTAGTCAGAACACTGATGCTATGGGTGCTAATGCGGCAGAGGCAgcaaaaacaaattcatcTGATTTCGAGGAAGCTTCACTGTTAGGAGATGATAATATCATCTGTGATCTTAGTGATGACACGGGGTCTCATGAAGATGAGTCTTGTAGGCCTCCACAAACTGGGAGCTTGGAGAGGGGTGACAGTCTTTCGGAATCATCCATTTTGGATACAGAATCTGCTCTGGATATAACACCTGAGGATGCTGTAGGTAAATTAGGCCAGAAACATTTCTGGAAAGCAAGAAGAGCTATCATGAA GATATTTCTGACTAATATCTATCCTATTTTCAGTCAGCAAAGAGTTTTTGCAGTTCAATTATTTGAGTTGCATAGATTGATAAAG GTTCAGAAAATGATTGCTGCATTGCCAAATCTTTTGGTCGAGGACTCGGTTATCTTCGACAAACCTATAAAACCGATACTAGGCAAGAAACGGCCTCTGGATTCTACCATGAATGCGGTTTCAAATGCTTCAGACGAAAAAGGCAACTCAGATAATCCAAGTCACAAGAATGAACGCTCTGCTGAAAACACTCTTGAGAGACCAAATTCCAGCTGCGGGCCGTCTGCTAACATCCCTCCATCACCTCCAGCCATCACAACCAATGACCATAGCAATGCTCGAACGCCTGCTTTTAATCATCCGGAGGGGCACCAGTGGTTGATTCCTGTGATGTCTCCTTCAGAAGGACTGGTATACAAGCCGTATCCAGCACCTGGATTTCCTGGCCAAGGCTGTGGGGGCCCCGGCCCTCCTATGCCAAATCCGGCAACAACCAACTTCTTAGCTCCGATATTTGGAGTCCCCACACCAATGTCGCAATACCCGTTTCCTCCATTCCCTGCATATGCACCTCATGGCTACTTCCCTTATGGCATGCCAATGATGAGCGCGCCAACCTTCCCTGTTTCATCCATGGAGCAAGTGAATCCCCATTCTGTGCCCGGTCATTTCTCGTCCCGGGAATCTGCCTCCACCATGCCAACTCAGACTCAGGGAGGACCCGTTCCAAACGGGCTGGACCGACGTGCAGCTGAGGGGCTTGAAGTGCAAGGGAGCAGTTCAAGCAGCCCGAGTGAGAGACGGCCGAGTAGTAATAAGGTGAATAGCAGTGTGGGTGGAACAAACATCCTTCCAGTCCTCCCTAAGTCGTCTCTGGCTAAGCCGACCCCTCGGGTTCGCGCGCCCCGGGTGATCAAGGTTGTGCCACGCAATGGTATATCGGCTTCTGAATCTGCTGCAAGAATTTTCCGGTCCATTCAAGAAGAAAGAATGCAGTATGATTCAGTGTGA
- the LOC125214797 gene encoding protein HEADING DATE 3B-like isoform X2 — protein MKRGNDGEKVMGPMFPRLHVNDTEKGGPRAPPRNKMALYEQLSIPSQRFRHNVLTRNPSDNTASLVSPPSQGGRNERGMFFARQLQPVHPSQMQYSQHSELSTPLVQVEQRKKIDEDDYVVPVFIQPVPAAYDKYSNDICPEKFSPSNPPYLHTALKFQKTKGTGMFEHSAGQEEGSKKGDNSNESVAGQKQTVSSISHEPGTRLRIDDSGQQELCAESQLYSASQNTDAMGANAAEAAKTNSSDFEEASLLGDDNIICDLSDDTGSHEDESCRPPQTGSLERGDSLSESSILDTESALDITPEDAVGKLGQKHFWKARRAIMNQQRVFAVQLFELHRLIKVQKMIAALPNLLVEDSVIFDKPIKPILGKKRPLDSTMNAVSNASDEKGNSDNPSHKNERSAENTLERPNSSCGPSANIPPSPPAITTNDHSNARTPAFNHPEGHQWLIPVMSPSEGLVYKPYPAPGFPGQGCGGPGPPMPNPATTNFLAPIFGVPTPMSQYPFPPFPAYAPHGYFPYGMPMMSAPTFPVSSMEQVNPHSVPGHFSSRESASTMPTQTQGGPVPNGLDRRAAEGLEVQGSSSSSPSERRPSSNKVNSSVGGTNILPVLPKSSLAKPTPRVRAPRVIKVVPRNGISASESAARIFRSIQEERMQYDSV, from the exons ATGAAGAGAGGGAATGATGGGGAGAAGGTTATGGGGCCTATGTTTCCTAGGCTTCATGTAAATGATACTGAGAAGGGAGGGCCACGAGCACCACCGAGGAATAAGATGGCCTTGTATGAGCAACTTAGCATCCCTTCACAGAGATTCCGCCATAACGTGCTGACCCGTAACCCAAGTGATAACACAGCCAGTTTGGTGTCTCCGCCGAGCCAG GGTGGTCGAAATGAGAGGGGTATGTTTTTTGCTCGGCAGCTACAACCTGTACACCCATCTCAGATGCAATACAGCCAGCATTCTGAATTAAGCACTCCATTGGTACAAGTGGagcaaagaaagaaaattgacGAAGATGACTATGTGGTCCCTGTTTTCATCCAGCCCGTACCTGCAGCATATGATAAGTATAGCAATGACATATGCCCGGAGAAGTTTTCACCCTCCAATCCTCCTTATTTGCATACTGCTTTGAAGTTCCAAAAGACCAAAGGAACAGGCATGTTTGAGCATAGTGCTGGACAAGAAGAGGGAAGCAAGAAGGGAGACAATTCAAATGAGTCTGTGGCTGGCCAGAAGCAAACTGTCTCGTCTATTAGTCATGAACCAGGAACTAGATTAAGGATTGATGATAGTGGACAGCAAGAGCTTTGTGCTGAGTCACAACTTTACAGTGCTAGTCAGAACACTGATGCTATGGGTGCTAATGCGGCAGAGGCAgcaaaaacaaattcatcTGATTTCGAGGAAGCTTCACTGTTAGGAGATGATAATATCATCTGTGATCTTAGTGATGACACGGGGTCTCATGAAGATGAGTCTTGTAGGCCTCCACAAACTGGGAGCTTGGAGAGGGGTGACAGTCTTTCGGAATCATCCATTTTGGATACAGAATCTGCTCTGGATATAACACCTGAGGATGCTGTAGGTAAATTAGGCCAGAAACATTTCTGGAAAGCAAGAAGAGCTATCATGAA TCAGCAAAGAGTTTTTGCAGTTCAATTATTTGAGTTGCATAGATTGATAAAG GTTCAGAAAATGATTGCTGCATTGCCAAATCTTTTGGTCGAGGACTCGGTTATCTTCGACAAACCTATAAAACCGATACTAGGCAAGAAACGGCCTCTGGATTCTACCATGAATGCGGTTTCAAATGCTTCAGACGAAAAAGGCAACTCAGATAATCCAAGTCACAAGAATGAACGCTCTGCTGAAAACACTCTTGAGAGACCAAATTCCAGCTGCGGGCCGTCTGCTAACATCCCTCCATCACCTCCAGCCATCACAACCAATGACCATAGCAATGCTCGAACGCCTGCTTTTAATCATCCGGAGGGGCACCAGTGGTTGATTCCTGTGATGTCTCCTTCAGAAGGACTGGTATACAAGCCGTATCCAGCACCTGGATTTCCTGGCCAAGGCTGTGGGGGCCCCGGCCCTCCTATGCCAAATCCGGCAACAACCAACTTCTTAGCTCCGATATTTGGAGTCCCCACACCAATGTCGCAATACCCGTTTCCTCCATTCCCTGCATATGCACCTCATGGCTACTTCCCTTATGGCATGCCAATGATGAGCGCGCCAACCTTCCCTGTTTCATCCATGGAGCAAGTGAATCCCCATTCTGTGCCCGGTCATTTCTCGTCCCGGGAATCTGCCTCCACCATGCCAACTCAGACTCAGGGAGGACCCGTTCCAAACGGGCTGGACCGACGTGCAGCTGAGGGGCTTGAAGTGCAAGGGAGCAGTTCAAGCAGCCCGAGTGAGAGACGGCCGAGTAGTAATAAGGTGAATAGCAGTGTGGGTGGAACAAACATCCTTCCAGTCCTCCCTAAGTCGTCTCTGGCTAAGCCGACCCCTCGGGTTCGCGCGCCCCGGGTGATCAAGGTTGTGCCACGCAATGGTATATCGGCTTCTGAATCTGCTGCAAGAATTTTCCGGTCCATTCAAGAAGAAAGAATGCAGTATGATTCAGTGTGA
- the LOC125214782 gene encoding zinc finger CCCH domain-containing protein 20-like, giving the protein IPVDAYSCDEFRMYEFKVKRCARARSHDWTECPFAHPGEKARRRDPRLHHYSGSACPDFRRGACRRGDACEHAHGVFECWLHPARYRTQPCKDGTHCRRRVCFFAHMPEQLRILPYAAADESPRAVPIGSSPRYSPPTSPVAASPPQSPLSQLTESIRGMQINNKMKLGLGMGMGMNLGMGLSMSPPSWGGGYGSPKIRPGFRSLPATPIRAVTRPGINAFDLWESSCEEEPAMERVESGRALRERIYSKLGKENSLNRVGEIRRDESGAPKINKVSNSGNYSMSDGGPTIELNMPDENPDLSSPKEESDGEGLIGHLRDLVEKDTLSLSEFELELHDEMIDYIRSSMRKNR; this is encoded by the exons ATTCCGGTGGATGCGTACTCGTGCGACGAGTTCCGGATGTACGAGTTCAAGGTGAAGCGGTGCGCGAGGGCGCGGTCGCACGACTGGACGGAGTGCCCGTTCGCGCACCCCGGGGAGAAGGCGCGGCGCCGGGATCCGCGCCTGCACCACTACTCCGGCAGCGCGTGCCCCGACTTCCGCCGCGGCGCGTGCAGGCGGGGCGACGCGTGCGAGCACGCGCACGGCGTGTTCGAGTGCTGGCTCCACCCGGCGCGCTACCGCACGCAGCCGTGCAAGGACGGGACGCACTGCCGCCGCCGCGTCTGCTTCTTCGCGCACATGCCGGAGCAGCTCAGGATCCTGCCGTACGCCGCCGCCGACGAATCGCCGCGGGCCGTGCCGATCGGATCCTCGCCGCGGTACTCGCCGCCGACGTCTCCGGTGGCGGCGTCGCCGCCGCAGTCGCCGTTGAGTCAGCTCACCGAGTCGATTCGCGGTATGCAGATCAATAATAAGATGAAATTAGGGCTCGGGATGGGAATGGGGATGAATTTGGGGATGGGATTGAGCATGAGCCCGCCGTCTTGGGGCGGCGGGTACGGGTCGCCAAAGATCCGACCCGGATTCCGGAGTCTTCCTGCAACTCCTATCCGGGCTGTGACCCGACCCGGGATAAACGCGTTTGATCTGTGGGAGAGTTCGTGCGAGGAGGAGCCGGCGATGGAGCGGGTCGAATCGGGTCGGGCGCTCCGCGAGAGGATCTATTCGAAGCTGGGTAAGGAGAACTCGTTGAATCGGGTCGGGGAAATCAGG agagatgagagtgGGGCGCCGAAGATAAACAAAGTTTCCAACTCCGGGAACTACTCTATGAGCGATGGAGGTCCTACAATCGAGCTCAACATGCCCGACGAGAACCCGGACTTGTCATCTCCCAAAGAGGAAAGCGACGGGGAAGGCC TTATAGGCCATCTGAGGGACTTGGTGGAGAAGGATACGTTGTCACTGTCGGAGTTCGAACTTGAGTTGCACGATGAGATGATCGACTACATTCGCTCAAGTATGAGGAAGAACAGatag
- the LOC125215690 gene encoding vacuolar protein sorting-associated protein 32 homolog 2-like translates to MFTRIFGKPKQETNALATLDKLNETLEMLEKKEKVLLKKAAAEVERAKEFTRAKNKRAAIQCLKRKRLYEQQIEQLGNFQLRIHDQMIMLEGAKATTETVDALRTGAAAMKAMQKASNIDDVDKTMDEINEQTENMKQIQEALSAPMGAAADFDEDELEAELEELEGAELEEQLLQPATTAPAAPVRVPAGRQPARKVEDDDDELAELQREMAL, encoded by the exons ATGTTTACTAGAATTTTTGGAAAGCCTAAGCAAGAGACGAATGCTCTGGCAACGTTAGATAAGTTAAATGAG ACTCTTGAGATGCtggagaaaaaagagaaagttcTCTTGAAGAAGGCTGCCGCTGAAGTTGAAAGGGCCAAGGAATTCACTCgagctaaaaataaaaggg cTGCAATACAATGTTTGAAGAGAAAAAGGCTTTATGAACAACAAATTGAACAGCTCGGAAATTTCCAGTTGCGAATTCATGATCAG ATGATAATGCTAGAGGGAGCAAAAGCTACCACAGAAACTGTAGATGCTTTGAGAACAGGAGCAGCTGCAATGAAGGCTATGCAGAAGGC TAGCaatattgatgacgtggacAAGACAATGGATGAAATCAACGAGCAGACTGAAAACATGAAACAAATTCAAGAAGCTCTGTCAGCGCCTATGGGCGCAGCTGCTGATTTTGATGAG GATGAACTGGAGGCAGAGCTCGAAGAACTCGAAGGAGCTGAGCTGGAAGAACAGCTCTTGCAACCTGCAACAACAGCTCCTGCTGCACCTGTTCGAGTGCCTGCAGGAAGGCAACCGGCGAGGAAGGTTGAAGACGATGATGATGAGCTGGCCGAATTGCAGAGAGAGATGGCCCTTTAA